Genomic window (Fibrobacter sp.):
CGGTGAATACTGGTATGTCTATGATGACGCGAGAAGCGGCGCAGAATCAACAATCGAAACCGTAACCAAGGATTCGGAAGGCCACCCCGCCCCCACCAAGAGCGACAACGGCAGCAAGTTTTCATTCAATGTCAAGTACACCCTGAAAAAAGGCGGTTACGAATACGATGCCTATGTTGGATGGGGCGTCGCCATGCCGCAGGGCGAGGACTATAGCAAGTACAGTGCCGTCCAATACCGTTACAAAGGCGGAAGCCACTGCATCCACATGGAAATTTCCGACATTACGGACAGCGACCACTATTCGTCATGCCCGTCAACAAGCAAGGAATGGACCACCGTTACGGTGAAGTTTGCCGAAATGAAGCAGGAAGGCTGGGGCGCAGCAAAAGCCTTCAATGCAGCCCACATCAACAAGGTGAGTTTCCAGGCCAAAGGCCCGGATACCCAAGATTCCGTATTCGTTGACGACATCTACCTGATTGGCGACGTCAGCGCTCCGGACAACACCGAACCTCCGAAAGAAGAGGAGAAGAAACCTGACATCGTTCCCAAAGACGCCGTGATTCCCAAAGTCACCTTGGGCGAACTGAATATCGACACAGACTTGCAGAAAAAGGCCATAAAGTACCTGAACAAGGGCGTAAGCTTTACCAACTGGCTTGAAGAAAACCGCAAGTTCAACGGGACTTTCAAGGTAGGCAAGGACGATATAAAAATCCTTTCGGAAAACGGTTTCAAGGCCATTCGCTTGCCCATCGACCTGGACAAGTACACCCTCAACCGCGACGAATTCGTAAAGGACGCCACCGGAAAAACCGAACTGAAAATCGATTCGGACACCCTGTTCAACGTGCTGGATTCCTTCGTAGAATGGACCAGGGAATACAACATGTCCCTGACCATCGATTACCACGAATACGACAACAGCTACAACGCCACCTCCGCAAGCAACAAGCGTTACCAGGTTATGATGGCCGAAGTCTGGAAAGCCGTAGCAGCCCACTACGCTTCAAATGAACGCGAAGACATCTTCTACGAACTCCTGAACGAGCCCGACATGAGCAACGGCAAGGTGACTGCCGCCCAATGGACCGAAGCCGCACAGGGGATTATCGACTCCATCCGCACAGTGGACAAAAAACACACCCTGCTTTTCGGTGACGTGGAATGGTACTCCATCACCAAGCTAGCCGGTCGCACCCCCTTCGCCGACACCAACATCGTCTATGTCATCCACTCCTACGAACCCTTCGTGTTTACCCACCAGGGCGCCAGCTGGAGCGAAACTAAGGACCTCAAGAACATTCCCTTCCCCTACGACAAGGCGAAATGGCCCGAATACTCTTCGGAACTCGGGCTCTCCAGCACCACTCCTGGCTGGGTCAAGTCCAACGTGCTGAATTACTACAAGACGGGCAACAAGGAAACCATGCTGAACACGATTTACACCGCAAAGGCCTGGGCCGTCAAGAACAAGGTTCCCGTCATCATCAACGAGTTCGGCGCCTACAACCTGCGCTCTACCGCCCAGGACCGCCTGAACTACCTGACCGCCATGCGCGAAATCTGCGACACCTTGCAAATACCCTGGACCCACTGGGGCTACACCGGCGGATTCGAGGTCATCAAGGGCGGCAAGCTTGTCGAAGGTCTCGACAAGGCCATGGGACTCACCAAACCCACACCGTAAAGGCGACACGGTTTTCCAAAGGGAGCCGCCTTTCTCGGCAAATGTTTTACAAGCCACCTGAGCCATCAGGTGGTTTTCTTGTCTCTAAATTCCTAAATTGTACCCGATGTTTTCGGGTTTACGCACCTTGCTGTTTTTTACAGGTGCCGCACTGGCGGCCGGTTTTTACGGCAACCAGAGCCACATTGACTGGAAAACCGCAGGCACGGAACATTTTCAGTTTATCTACCCCGCCGAATACTCGGAACATGCCTCTGCGGTAGCGACTTATGCCGAGGCGGTCTATGATTCCGTAGTCAACCGCTACAACAAACCACTCCCCCGCATAAGCGCCGTGTTGAACAATGCGCTGTTCAGTAACGGGGCCGCCATACCGGCAGAAAATTCCATCAACCTGTGGCTCACCAACTGGGATTTCAAGATCAGGAGCAGCCACGGCTGGGTCGCCGACGTGGTGACCCACGAATTCAGCCACCTGGTGAGTATCGAAAGCGGCTCCAAGCTGCCGCCGAACCTGTACGGGTTCCAGTTCAGCTATACCGACTACTACAACGAGCGCACCATCAGCGACTTTGCCACCATGGTCCCCTTCACCCTGCAGCCCCTGTGGTTTGCCGAGGGTACCGCCCAGTTCGAATCCAGCCGCATGGGATTCGATTCCTGGGACACCCACCGCGACATGCTGCTCCGTACGGCGGCCCTAAACGACAACCTGATGCCGCTCACCTACATGCACGAATTTTCGGACAACTCCCTGGAGGCAGAACTTGGCCCCTACACCCAAGGCTTCAGCCTGGTGCGCTACATCGCCAAAAAGTACGGCGAAGACGCCATCCCGAAAATCTGGAAAGAACTATCCAAGCCCTACCGGGTAACCCTTTCCGGCGCTCTGGAAAAAGTGCTGGGCGTTTCAGAAGACAATTTGTACGAGGCCTGGAAAAAGGACATCACGGAACACTACCAGGCGCAAAAGAATTCTCTCGGCCCC
Coding sequences:
- a CDS encoding CIA30 family protein, translated to MTKKKLLTIPLACAFALSFSACDGDNTVSVSEKPAPGPETPADSSADSTQNATEVKLLVDDFEDGDNQSPLGEYWYVYDDARSGAESTIETVTKDSEGHPAPTKSDNGSKFSFNVKYTLKKGGYEYDAYVGWGVAMPQGEDYSKYSAVQYRYKGGSHCIHMEISDITDSDHYSSCPSTSKEWTTVTVKFAEMKQEGWGAAKAFNAAHINKVSFQAKGPDTQDSVFVDDIYLIGDVSAPDNTEPPKEEEKKPDIVPKDAVIPKVTLGELNIDTDLQKKAIKYLNKGVSFTNWLEENRKFNGTFKVGKDDIKILSENGFKAIRLPIDLDKYTLNRDEFVKDATGKTELKIDSDTLFNVLDSFVEWTREYNMSLTIDYHEYDNSYNATSASNKRYQVMMAEVWKAVAAHYASNEREDIFYELLNEPDMSNGKVTAAQWTEAAQGIIDSIRTVDKKHTLLFGDVEWYSITKLAGRTPFADTNIVYVIHSYEPFVFTHQGASWSETKDLKNIPFPYDKAKWPEYSSELGLSSTTPGWVKSNVLNYYKTGNKETMLNTIYTAKAWAVKNKVPVIINEFGAYNLRSTAQDRLNYLTAMREICDTLQIPWTHWGYTGGFEVIKGGKLVEGLDKAMGLTKPTP